The following proteins come from a genomic window of Salvia hispanica cultivar TCC Black 2014 chromosome 4, UniMelb_Shisp_WGS_1.0, whole genome shotgun sequence:
- the LOC125220547 gene encoding cytosolic sulfotransferase 17-like has translation MDLSSLPREKWWGDEYLVQLGGFWFRPQRVKPIKRVINHYNPLPSDVILVTSPKTGTTWLKSVLYSILNRSSKHKLAVKHPHEFVPFLEVQVFAEADEPLILAAPSDGPRLFATHIPYQLLTKTLDSSQCKVVYLTRNPKDTLVSLWHFVNKWNMEKPDQSWSLDEATNKFCRGISLYGPYYDHVLGYRELSLKRPENVLFVTFEDMLEDPRGYVKKLGEFLGCPFGKEEEDEVEEIVKNCSIEVLSSHDVNKSEESPTWFPLPYNSFFRKGKIGDYKNYLSNESIQRIDTLTKERFHSLGFMYGI, from the coding sequence ATGGATTTATCATCTCTTCCAAGAGAAAAATGGTGGGGGGATGAATATCTCGTCCAACTTGGAGGATTTTGGTTTAGACCTCAACGTGTAAAGCCAATCAAAAGAGTGATCAATCATTACAATCCACTTCCTAGTGATGTGATTTTGGTTACTTCTCCTAAAACCGGTACCACATGGCTCAAATCTGTCCTTTACTCCATCCTCAATCGATCCTCCAAACATAAGTTGGCTGTCAAACACCCTCATGAATTTGTTCCCTTCTTGGAGGTACAAGTCTTTGCAGAGGCCGATGAGCCGCTAATTCTAGCGGCCCCATCAGATGGGCCTCGATTATTCGCCACACACATTCCATACCAACTCCTTACCAAAACCCTAGATTCTAGTCAATGTAAGGTTGTTTACTTGACAAGGAATCCAAAGGACACCCTCGTCTCTTTGTGGCATTTTGTGAATAAGTGGAACATGGAGAAGCCAGATCAGTCATGGTCTCTCGATGAGGCAACTAACAAGTTTTGTCGTGGGATTAGCCTATATGGGCCTTACTATGATCATGTGCTTGGGTATAGAGAGTTGAGTTTGAAAAGGCCGGAGAACGTGTTGTTCGTGACATTCGAGGATATGCTAGAAGATCCTCGTGGCTATGTTAAAAAATTGGGTGAGTTCTTAGGATGTCCATTCggtaaagaagaagaagatgaagtggaGGAGATTGTGAAGAATTGCAGCATCGAGGTGCTGAGTAGCCATGATGTTAATAAGTCTGAAGAATCTCCAACATGGTTTCCATTACCGTATAATTCATTCtttagaaaaggaaaaatcgGAGATTACAAAAACTATCTTAGTAATGAGTCTATTCAACGCATCGACACACTTACAAAAGAAAGATTTCATTCCTTAGGCTTCATGTATGGGATTTAG